A single genomic interval of Alistipes provencensis harbors:
- a CDS encoding DUF6064 family protein translates to MDIFWRTIAGYNAATWPLQALLVVAGIVLTTLLYRRPSPRVKVAMKVYLTLLNGWIAAAYYLWACAERPYSGVMALFWGIMAAVWIYDIVVNYTTFERTRKHDRIAFVFYLMPFIYPLFSLLRGLEFPMVTSPVMPCSVAVFTIGLMLSFSKRVNLFVILFLCHWALVGFSKVYFFGIPEDLLLVSASVPALYLFFKEYIDLNFHRDTKPDLRVMNFLLAAMCAALGVFFSVTIWQQFIG, encoded by the coding sequence ATGGACATTTTCTGGCGGACGATCGCCGGCTATAACGCCGCGACATGGCCCCTGCAGGCATTGCTGGTCGTTGCGGGCATCGTGCTCACGACGCTGTTGTACCGTCGGCCTTCGCCGCGCGTGAAGGTGGCGATGAAGGTCTACCTGACGCTGCTCAACGGCTGGATCGCCGCGGCCTATTACCTCTGGGCCTGTGCCGAGCGTCCTTACAGCGGTGTGATGGCGCTGTTCTGGGGCATAATGGCTGCCGTGTGGATTTACGATATCGTGGTGAATTACACCACCTTCGAGCGGACGCGCAAACACGACCGCATCGCGTTCGTTTTCTACCTCATGCCGTTTATCTACCCGCTCTTCTCGTTGCTGCGGGGGCTGGAGTTCCCGATGGTCACCTCGCCCGTCATGCCCTGCTCGGTGGCGGTCTTCACCATCGGGCTGATGCTCTCCTTTTCCAAACGGGTGAACCTTTTCGTGATCCTTTTCCTCTGCCACTGGGCGCTGGTGGGTTTCTCGAAGGTCTATTTCTTCGGCATTCCCGAGGACCTGCTGCTGGTCAGCGCTTCGGTCCCGGCGTTGTACCTCTTTTTCAAGGAGTATATCGACCTCAATTTCCACCGCGACACCAAGCCCGACCTGCGGGTGATGAATTTCCTGCTGGCGGCGATGTGTGCCGCCCTCGGGGTCTTTTTCTCCGTGACCATCTGGCAGCAGTTTATCGGATAA
- a CDS encoding PEP/pyruvate-binding domain-containing protein, with amino-acid sequence MDKSLEQYMPDGKVPYRFMKYRIHKILLVCCSYDGYILEEDGHIESQINQEYIDLNMSNPPSLTRVSSTAEALEKLAGDDTFDFILTMYNVGEPDVFAFARIVKERHPNTPVGLLTSFSKDIYRRIEEQDRSGLDYIFSWHGNTDLIVAIIKLIEDKMNADEDILEGGVQAILLVEDSIRFYSTYLPELYKLILLQNTEFLKDAFNEQQQVLRKRARPKILLARCYEEAVELYERYKKNLLGVISDVGFVLHRDDPPESEKLDAGIDLCRRIKQDNPLMPVLLQSSQVAFGKQAAELGAGFIAKNSKTLLSQLSEYIAKEFAFGDFVFKDPDTGAEIGRAKDLTQMQHMIATIPDKAFEYHTSQNHLSKWLYSRGLFPLAASIRQYNKNHFTSVEEHRNALVNRIRDYRTLLGQGVVARFDAETYSDAVAFARIGEGSLGGKARGLAFMNSMLIKYRQYDKHENVRIMIPRSVVIATEYFDDFIRNNGLKYIISQDFSDEEILSEFVSSVLPFRLREALKGYIRTVRTPLAIRSSSKLEDSHYQPFAGIYSTYMIPYVDNEDQMLRLLFKAVKSVYASVYFAASRAYIQSSQNLISEEKMAVIIQEVCGTEQEGLFFPTCSGVARSINYYPIGDEQPADGVCNVAMGLGKLVVDGGRTLRFSPRYPQKVLQTSTPEMALSDTQNEVLALSLRPEEFRTSIDDAVNLRRLSLTDIARFRNSKYVCSVWDRENERISDSPFDSGRKVITFNNILKYNTFPLAKIIADILRIGAEEMRCPVEVEFAVNMDVAPGQQQIFNLLQIRPIIDNQDNRSIDWAEEETSRALIYGEQALGIGQMPDIADIIYIKSDAFDSLSTEKIAEELLMLNNRMRDEGRSYILVGPGRWGSSDPFLGVPVKWNHISEAKVIVECGIEKFDVEPSQGTHFFQNVTSLGVGYLTINPFRGDGIFREQELNTRQALFDGSYLRQVRFEKPLWVCIDGRSNKGMIREEEPED; translated from the coding sequence ATGGACAAAAGCCTTGAACAATATATGCCCGACGGGAAAGTCCCCTACCGGTTCATGAAATACCGCATCCACAAGATCCTGCTCGTGTGCTGCAGCTACGACGGCTACATCCTCGAGGAGGACGGGCACATCGAGTCGCAGATCAACCAAGAGTACATCGACCTCAACATGTCGAACCCGCCCTCGCTGACGCGCGTCAGCTCGACGGCCGAGGCGCTGGAGAAACTGGCCGGGGACGACACGTTCGACTTCATCCTCACGATGTACAACGTCGGCGAACCCGACGTCTTCGCGTTCGCCCGGATCGTCAAGGAGCGCCACCCCAACACCCCCGTCGGGCTGCTGACCTCCTTTTCGAAGGACATCTACCGCCGCATCGAGGAGCAGGACCGCTCGGGGTTGGACTACATCTTCTCGTGGCACGGCAATACGGACCTCATCGTCGCCATCATCAAGCTCATCGAGGACAAGATGAACGCCGACGAGGACATCCTCGAGGGCGGCGTGCAGGCCATCCTGCTGGTCGAGGACTCCATCCGCTTCTATTCCACCTATTTGCCGGAGTTATATAAACTGATCCTGCTGCAGAACACCGAGTTCCTGAAGGACGCCTTCAACGAACAGCAGCAGGTGCTGCGCAAACGCGCCCGTCCCAAAATCCTGCTGGCCCGCTGTTACGAGGAGGCCGTGGAGCTGTACGAACGTTACAAGAAAAACCTGCTGGGCGTGATTTCCGACGTGGGGTTCGTGCTCCACCGCGACGATCCGCCCGAGAGCGAGAAACTCGACGCCGGGATCGACCTCTGCCGCCGCATCAAACAGGACAACCCGCTGATGCCGGTGTTGCTGCAATCGTCGCAGGTGGCCTTCGGCAAGCAGGCCGCGGAACTCGGCGCGGGGTTCATCGCCAAGAACTCCAAGACGCTCCTCTCGCAGTTGAGCGAATACATCGCCAAGGAGTTCGCCTTCGGGGATTTCGTCTTCAAGGACCCCGACACGGGCGCCGAAATCGGCCGCGCCAAGGACCTCACGCAGATGCAGCACATGATCGCCACGATCCCCGACAAGGCGTTCGAATACCACACCTCGCAGAACCACCTCTCGAAATGGCTCTACTCGCGGGGCCTGTTCCCGCTCGCGGCCTCGATCCGCCAGTACAACAAAAACCATTTCACGTCGGTCGAGGAGCACCGCAACGCGCTGGTGAACCGCATCCGCGACTACCGCACACTGTTGGGGCAGGGAGTCGTGGCGCGCTTCGACGCCGAGACCTACTCCGACGCCGTGGCTTTCGCCCGCATCGGCGAGGGTTCGCTGGGCGGCAAAGCCCGCGGACTGGCCTTCATGAACTCGATGCTCATCAAGTACCGCCAGTACGACAAGCACGAAAACGTGCGCATCATGATCCCGCGGTCGGTGGTGATCGCCACGGAGTATTTCGACGACTTCATCCGCAACAACGGACTGAAATACATCATCTCGCAGGATTTTTCCGACGAGGAGATTCTCTCGGAATTCGTCAGCTCGGTGCTTCCGTTCCGGCTGCGCGAAGCCCTGAAAGGCTACATCCGCACGGTCCGCACGCCGCTGGCCATCCGCTCGTCGTCGAAGCTCGAGGACTCGCACTACCAGCCCTTCGCCGGCATCTACTCCACCTACATGATCCCTTACGTCGACAACGAGGACCAGATGCTCCGCCTGCTGTTCAAGGCCGTCAAGAGCGTCTACGCCTCGGTCTATTTCGCGGCGTCGAGGGCCTACATCCAGTCGTCGCAGAACCTCATTTCGGAGGAGAAGATGGCCGTCATCATTCAGGAGGTGTGCGGCACGGAGCAGGAAGGGTTGTTCTTCCCCACCTGCTCGGGCGTGGCGCGGTCGATCAACTACTATCCCATCGGCGACGAACAGCCCGCGGACGGGGTCTGCAACGTGGCGATGGGGCTCGGGAAACTGGTCGTGGACGGCGGGCGCACGTTGCGGTTCTCGCCCCGCTACCCCCAGAAGGTGCTCCAGACCTCGACCCCCGAAATGGCGTTGAGCGACACGCAGAACGAGGTGCTGGCCCTGAGCCTGCGCCCCGAGGAGTTCCGCACGTCGATCGACGACGCGGTGAACCTCCGCCGCCTGAGCCTCACGGATATCGCCCGGTTCCGCAACTCGAAATACGTCTGCTCGGTCTGGGACCGCGAGAACGAACGCATCTCCGACAGCCCCTTCGACAGCGGGCGCAAGGTCATCACGTTCAACAATATCTTAAAGTACAATACGTTCCCGCTGGCGAAGATCATCGCCGACATCCTCCGCATAGGCGCCGAGGAGATGCGCTGCCCCGTGGAGGTGGAGTTCGCGGTCAATATGGATGTGGCTCCGGGACAGCAGCAGATCTTCAACCTGCTGCAAATCCGCCCGATCATCGACAATCAGGACAACCGCTCCATCGACTGGGCGGAGGAGGAGACCTCCCGGGCACTGATCTACGGCGAGCAGGCCCTCGGCATCGGACAGATGCCCGACATCGCCGACATCATCTACATCAAATCTGACGCTTTCGACTCGCTCTCGACGGAGAAGATCGCCGAAGAACTGCTGATGCTCAACAACCGCATGCGCGACGAGGGGCGGTCGTACATCCTCGTGGGACCCGGCCGCTGGGGCTCCTCGGACCCGTTCCTCGGCGTGCCGGTCAAGTGGAACCACATCTCCGAGGCGAAAGTGATCGTCGAATGCGGCATCGAGAAATTCGACGTCGAGCCCTCGCAGGGCACGCACTTCTTCCAGAACGTCACCTCGCTGGGCGTGGGATACCTGACGATCAACCCCTTCCGCGGCGACGGCATTTTCCGCGAGCAGGAGCTCAACACCCGGCAGGCCCTCTTCGACGGCTCCTACCTGCGGCAGGTGCGTTTCGAAAAGCCCCTGTGGGTCTGCATCGACGGGCGGTCGAACAAGGGCATGATTCGTGAAGAAGAGCCCGAAGATTAA
- a CDS encoding dihydroorotate dehydrogenase-like protein, translating into MKAKYLGLELASPVVVSSSPYTANMHNVEQCVRNGAGAVVLKSIFEEQIYRQAASLDKMEGYGDAGEYLERYLGDAYKAELLTLVSDAAKTGIPVIGSINCIGTGDAWIEYASAMQAAGASALELNIFLLPTDRQASAQEIEQHYADIVRKVAAGVTIPVSVKLPMRLTNVLSVGDALLGRGARGLVLYNRFFEPDIDIEKMCFVNGDPFSEPTELRNVLRSAALCAHALPQLDVAVSTGVHDGAAAVKALLAGAAVVQVCTAIHRHGYEVIGEINRFIDEWAARQGFDSLDEFSGRMDYGSSEGEFYQRVQYMKYFPHGEE; encoded by the coding sequence ATGAAAGCGAAATATCTCGGGCTGGAACTCGCAAGCCCCGTCGTGGTCAGCAGTTCCCCCTATACGGCAAACATGCACAACGTCGAACAGTGCGTCCGCAACGGCGCCGGCGCCGTGGTGCTGAAATCGATCTTCGAGGAGCAGATTTACCGTCAGGCCGCCTCGCTGGACAAAATGGAGGGTTACGGCGATGCGGGCGAGTACCTCGAACGCTATCTGGGCGACGCCTACAAGGCCGAGCTGCTGACGCTCGTCTCCGATGCCGCCAAGACGGGCATTCCCGTCATCGGGAGCATCAACTGCATCGGTACGGGCGATGCGTGGATCGAGTATGCCTCGGCCATGCAGGCCGCTGGGGCTTCGGCGTTGGAGCTGAACATTTTCCTGCTTCCGACGGACCGGCAGGCTTCGGCGCAGGAGATCGAACAGCACTATGCCGATATCGTGCGCAAGGTCGCCGCCGGGGTGACGATCCCCGTGTCGGTGAAACTCCCGATGCGACTGACCAACGTACTCTCGGTCGGCGACGCCCTGCTGGGCCGCGGCGCCCGGGGACTGGTGCTCTACAACCGCTTCTTCGAACCCGACATCGACATCGAGAAGATGTGCTTCGTGAACGGCGACCCGTTCAGCGAACCGACCGAACTGCGCAACGTGCTGCGCAGCGCTGCGCTGTGCGCCCACGCGCTGCCGCAGTTGGATGTAGCCGTCTCGACGGGTGTGCACGACGGAGCCGCCGCCGTTAAGGCCCTGCTCGCAGGCGCCGCCGTGGTGCAGGTCTGCACGGCCATCCACCGCCACGGTTACGAGGTGATCGGCGAAATCAACCGCTTCATCGACGAGTGGGCCGCCCGTCAGGGCTTCGACTCGCTCGACGAGTTTTCCGGCCGCATGGACTACGGCTCCTCGGAGGGCGAGTTCTACCAGCGGGTGCAGTACATGAAATATTTCCCCCACGGCGAGGAGTAA
- a CDS encoding threonine/serine exporter family protein, translating to MMLLEILSDGFFAAVAAIGFGAVSDPPMRAFPVIALLAAVGHALRFVLMQSGMDIATASLCASVVIGVGSLLLGGRIRCPMTVLFIPALLPMIPGMYAYKTVFAMIMFMQHLGDSVTSAQYLQEILRNGFVTFCVIFMLAAGAAAPIFLFNKRAHSLTRNKKYISE from the coding sequence ATGATGCTGCTCGAAATTCTCTCCGACGGATTTTTCGCCGCCGTTGCGGCCATCGGTTTCGGGGCTGTTTCCGATCCCCCGATGCGGGCCTTCCCGGTCATCGCCCTGCTGGCCGCCGTGGGCCACGCCCTGCGTTTCGTGCTGATGCAGAGCGGGATGGATATTGCCACGGCGTCGCTCTGCGCCTCGGTCGTGATCGGTGTCGGCAGCCTGCTGCTGGGCGGCCGCATCCGCTGCCCGATGACCGTACTGTTCATTCCGGCGCTGCTGCCGATGATCCCGGGCATGTATGCCTACAAGACGGTCTTCGCCATGATTATGTTCATGCAGCACTTGGGCGACTCGGTGACCAGCGCCCAGTATTTGCAGGAGATTCTGCGCAACGGATTCGTGACTTTCTGCGTGATTTTCATGCTGGCGGCGGGTGCTGCGGCTCCGATTTTTCTGTTTAACAAGCGCGCCCATTCGCTGACGCGCAACAAAAAATACATTTCCGAATGA
- a CDS encoding cell division protein ZapA, whose product MAKQAITLKIAGKSYPFNIESGKEEVYRLAEREVNNYLALIKQQNIKNWNDQDYLSMTALKFAIANVGMRQSREVDNEDLRQLEKIGTEIDAYLNDPKK is encoded by the coding sequence ATGGCAAAACAGGCGATAACCCTCAAAATAGCGGGAAAAAGCTATCCGTTCAACATCGAGAGCGGGAAAGAGGAGGTGTACCGGCTGGCCGAACGGGAGGTGAACAACTACCTCGCACTGATAAAACAACAGAATATCAAGAACTGGAACGACCAAGACTACCTGTCGATGACCGCGCTGAAGTTCGCCATTGCGAACGTCGGCATGCGGCAGAGCCGCGAGGTGGACAACGAAGACCTCCGGCAGTTGGAAAAAATCGGCACGGAAATAGATGCATATCTCAACGACCCGAAGAAGTAA
- the rny gene encoding ribonuclease Y yields the protein MYTIILTACISAVVAVAVYAVVTNLVTKTSVRKRREAAIKEAEAEGEMIKKERILQAKEKFIQLKSEYDRQVNERNQKIAQSEQRAKQIEQNLQNQQRELENKLRDNDRLKEQMQNQLQILEHKKEEVDQMQREQNARLEQISGMSSEDAKNILIENMKAEAKTEAAAYVNETIEEAKMTATKEAKRIIVASIQRVATETAIENAVTVFNIESDEVKGRIIGREGRNIRALEAATGIEIIVDDTPEAIILSGFDPVRREIARLALHQLVTDGRIHPARIEEVVAKVQKQIEEEIVEVGKRTTIDLGIHGLHPELIRMIGKMKYRSSYGQNLLQHARETANLAGIMAAELGLNPKTARRAGLLHDIGKVPDDEPELPHAIIGMKLAEKFKEKPEVCNAIGAHHDEVEMTSIIAPIIQVCDAISGARPGARREVVESYIKRLKEMEDIALSYPGVVKTYAIQAGRELRVIVGADKLSDQESEGLSHDIAKKIQDEMTYPGQVKITVIRETRAVSYAK from the coding sequence ATGTATACCATCATTTTGACTGCCTGCATCTCTGCAGTGGTCGCCGTTGCGGTCTACGCGGTTGTCACCAACCTCGTGACCAAGACGTCGGTCCGCAAGCGCCGCGAAGCCGCCATCAAGGAGGCCGAGGCCGAAGGAGAGATGATCAAGAAGGAGCGCATCCTTCAGGCGAAAGAGAAGTTCATACAGCTCAAGAGCGAATACGACCGTCAGGTCAACGAACGCAACCAGAAGATCGCCCAGAGTGAGCAGCGCGCCAAGCAGATCGAGCAGAACCTGCAGAACCAGCAGCGCGAACTGGAGAACAAACTCCGCGACAACGACCGGCTCAAGGAGCAGATGCAGAACCAGTTGCAGATCCTCGAACACAAGAAGGAGGAGGTCGATCAGATGCAGCGCGAGCAGAACGCCCGTCTGGAACAGATCTCGGGCATGAGTTCGGAAGATGCCAAGAACATCCTGATCGAAAACATGAAGGCCGAGGCCAAGACCGAAGCCGCCGCCTACGTCAACGAAACGATCGAAGAGGCGAAGATGACCGCCACGAAGGAGGCCAAACGCATCATCGTCGCGTCGATCCAGCGTGTGGCGACCGAGACGGCCATCGAGAATGCCGTGACGGTATTCAACATCGAGAGCGACGAGGTCAAGGGCCGCATCATCGGCCGCGAGGGCCGCAACATCCGCGCTCTGGAGGCCGCGACGGGCATCGAGATCATCGTCGACGACACCCCCGAGGCGATTATCCTTTCGGGATTCGACCCCGTGCGCCGCGAGATCGCCCGTCTGGCCCTGCACCAACTGGTCACCGACGGCCGCATCCACCCCGCCCGCATCGAGGAGGTGGTGGCCAAGGTCCAGAAACAGATCGAGGAGGAGATCGTCGAGGTCGGCAAGCGCACCACGATCGACCTCGGTATCCACGGACTGCACCCCGAGCTGATCCGCATGATCGGCAAGATGAAATACCGTTCGTCCTACGGCCAGAACCTGCTCCAGCACGCCCGTGAAACGGCCAACCTCGCAGGCATCATGGCCGCCGAGCTGGGCCTCAATCCCAAGACCGCCCGCCGCGCAGGTCTGCTGCACGACATCGGCAAGGTGCCCGACGACGAACCGGAACTGCCGCACGCAATCATCGGCATGAAACTCGCCGAGAAGTTCAAGGAGAAGCCCGAGGTCTGCAACGCCATCGGCGCCCACCACGATGAAGTGGAGATGACTTCGATCATCGCCCCGATCATTCAGGTCTGCGACGCCATTTCGGGCGCACGTCCCGGAGCTCGCCGCGAGGTGGTCGAGAGTTACATCAAGCGTCTGAAGGAGATGGAGGACATCGCCCTGTCGTACCCCGGCGTGGTGAAGACCTACGCCATTCAGGCCGGACGCGAACTGCGCGTGATCGTCGGAGCCGACAAGCTCTCGGATCAGGAATCGGAGGGGCTGTCGCACGATATCGCCAAGAAGATTCAGGACGAAATGACGTACCCGGGTCAGGTGAAGATCACCGTCATCCGCGAAACCCGCGCCGTGTCCTACGCAAAATAA
- a CDS encoding threonine/serine exporter family protein, translating into MKTAAELKEIAQFIAEYATRLMGSGVHTSRVVRNSKRLGEALGVRVIVSAFQKVVTFSVCDDESGEIYSEVADIPPLPISFELNAELSALSWEAYDRRMPLPEIRTRYAEIIARPRLDPIFTLILVGLANASFCRLFGGDWFAVSIVFTATLLGFFLRQRMQARGFNHYVIFIASSFAASMYASVALMFDTTSEVALATSVLYLIPGVPLINGVIDIVEGHVLNGIARLTSALMLIVCIAIGLSCTLMIVKNGLL; encoded by the coding sequence ATGAAAACAGCGGCGGAACTCAAGGAAATAGCGCAGTTCATCGCCGAGTATGCCACCCGGCTGATGGGGTCGGGCGTCCACACTTCACGCGTGGTGCGCAACTCCAAACGGCTGGGCGAAGCGCTCGGGGTGCGGGTGATCGTGTCGGCGTTCCAGAAGGTCGTGACCTTTTCGGTCTGCGACGACGAGAGCGGCGAGATATACAGCGAGGTGGCCGACATTCCGCCCCTGCCGATCAGCTTCGAACTCAACGCCGAGCTGAGCGCCCTGAGCTGGGAGGCCTACGACCGCCGGATGCCGCTTCCGGAAATCCGGACCCGCTATGCGGAGATCATCGCCCGGCCGCGCCTCGACCCGATCTTCACGCTCATCCTCGTCGGCCTTGCCAACGCTTCGTTCTGCCGGCTGTTCGGCGGCGACTGGTTCGCCGTGAGCATCGTCTTCACGGCCACGCTGCTGGGCTTTTTCCTCCGCCAGCGCATGCAGGCCCGCGGATTCAACCACTATGTGATCTTCATCGCCTCGTCGTTCGCAGCCTCGATGTACGCTTCGGTGGCGCTGATGTTCGACACCACGTCGGAGGTGGCCCTCGCCACGAGCGTCCTCTACCTCATTCCCGGCGTGCCGCTCATCAACGGCGTGATCGACATTGTCGAGGGGCACGTGCTCAACGGCATCGCCCGTCTCACTTCGGCCCTGATGCTGATCGTCTGCATCGCCATCGGGCTGTCATGCACGCTGATGATCGTTAAAAACGGATTGCTATGA
- the gcvT gene encoding glycine cleavage system aminomethyltransferase GcvT, with the protein MKSTVFTKYHIAAGAKMAEFAGYNMPIEFTGINDEHMAVRNGAGVFDVSHMGEIWVKGPKALGLLQRITTNDVAKLVDGKVQYTCMPNGRGGIVDDILVYRVDAETYMLCVNAANIDKDWAHICAEGKAFGMEAGHGKELYNASDEICQLAVQGPLAMKIVQKMCAEPVEEMEYYTFKKMPVAGCDAILSITGYTGSGGCEIYVANEDGDKLWKALWEVGEEFGLKNIGLGARDTLRLEKGFCLYGNDIDDTTSPIEAGLGWITKFVEGKEFIDRAVMEKQKAEGVAHKLVGLKMTERGIPRHGYPIASPEGAGIGHVTSGTMSPCLKVGVALGYVEAAYAKPGTEIAVVIREKPVKAEVVKIPFV; encoded by the coding sequence ATGAAATCCACCGTATTCACCAAGTACCACATCGCCGCGGGTGCCAAGATGGCCGAATTCGCGGGATACAACATGCCCATCGAATTTACGGGCATCAACGACGAACACATGGCCGTCCGCAACGGCGCCGGCGTCTTCGACGTCAGCCACATGGGCGAAATCTGGGTCAAGGGCCCCAAGGCGCTCGGGCTGTTGCAACGCATCACGACCAACGACGTTGCGAAACTCGTCGACGGCAAGGTGCAGTATACCTGCATGCCCAACGGCCGCGGGGGCATCGTCGACGACATCCTCGTTTACCGGGTCGATGCCGAGACCTACATGCTCTGTGTCAACGCCGCCAATATCGACAAGGACTGGGCACACATCTGCGCCGAGGGCAAGGCTTTCGGCATGGAGGCCGGTCACGGCAAGGAGCTCTACAACGCTTCGGACGAAATCTGCCAGTTGGCCGTGCAGGGACCTTTGGCCATGAAGATCGTGCAGAAGATGTGCGCGGAGCCGGTCGAGGAGATGGAGTACTATACCTTTAAGAAGATGCCGGTCGCCGGGTGCGATGCCATCCTCTCGATCACGGGTTACACCGGTTCGGGCGGCTGTGAGATTTACGTCGCCAACGAGGACGGGGACAAACTCTGGAAGGCCCTCTGGGAAGTCGGCGAGGAGTTCGGGCTGAAGAACATCGGCCTTGGAGCCCGGGATACGCTGCGTCTGGAGAAGGGTTTCTGCCTCTACGGCAACGACATCGACGATACCACCTCGCCGATCGAAGCCGGACTGGGCTGGATCACCAAGTTCGTCGAGGGCAAGGAGTTCATCGACCGCGCCGTGATGGAAAAGCAGAAAGCCGAGGGCGTTGCGCACAAACTCGTGGGGCTGAAGATGACCGAACGCGGCATTCCGCGCCACGGTTATCCGATCGCGTCGCCCGAAGGCGCCGGGATCGGGCATGTCACCTCGGGTACGATGTCGCCCTGCCTGAAGGTCGGCGTGGCGCTGGGCTATGTCGAGGCCGCCTATGCCAAACCGGGCACGGAAATCGCTGTCGTCATCCGCGAGAAACCCGTGAAGGCCGAGGTGGTGAAGATTCCGTTCGTTTAA
- a CDS encoding HD domain-containing protein has translation MKQPDPSLVAYVEAEIIPRYEHFDRAHGTDHVRTVIAQSLALAAHYDVDTDMVYAIAAYHDTGLVNGRERHHIDAGRILTEDAEMRRRFTAEQLGVMREAVEDHRASSDHAPRTIYGRIVAEADRVIDPATIIRRTVQYGLANYPALDREGHYARCLDHLQKKYAEGGYLRLWIAESDNARRLGELRAIIRDPQQLRRLFNETFDAETTAK, from the coding sequence ATGAAACAACCCGATCCATCGCTCGTGGCCTATGTCGAGGCCGAGATCATCCCCCGCTACGAACATTTCGACCGCGCCCACGGCACGGACCACGTCCGCACGGTCATTGCGCAGAGTCTCGCGCTGGCCGCCCACTACGACGTGGACACAGACATGGTCTACGCCATCGCCGCCTACCACGACACGGGGCTGGTGAACGGACGCGAGCGGCATCACATCGACGCCGGGCGCATCCTGACGGAAGATGCCGAGATGCGCCGCCGGTTCACCGCAGAGCAGCTCGGGGTGATGCGCGAAGCCGTGGAGGACCACCGCGCCTCGTCGGACCATGCGCCCCGCACGATCTACGGCCGCATCGTGGCCGAAGCCGACCGGGTGATCGACCCCGCGACGATCATCCGCCGCACGGTGCAGTACGGGCTGGCGAACTACCCCGCGCTCGACCGCGAAGGGCATTATGCACGCTGTCTGGACCACCTGCAAAAGAAATACGCCGAAGGGGGTTACCTGCGGCTCTGGATCGCCGAGTCGGACAACGCCCGGCGGCTCGGGGAACTGCGGGCGATCATCCGCGACCCGCAGCAGTTGCGGAGGCTCTTCAACGAAACGTTCGATGCGGAGACCACCGCGAAATAA